GGTTGGAGCTCGTACGCGGGCCGCATTTGATGACAGCGATTCCACAATGATTCTACCGGCGATCGCCTTGGCAGAGGCACTATGGATCCTCGAGTTTCGCGACAAGGATCTTTCTCGCGAGGCTTTCATTGCGGCTATTGAGGGTGACGCCAGAATTCAGGTGGCTCCCCTCACAAAGGAAGTCGTGGAGGTTGCCGCAACACTCGGCCCCGCGCTGGAAATGCATGATCGCCTGATTGTCGCAACGGCGATTGTTGCGCGGTCTATTGGGATTTGCGCAGTCCTCTTGACCCGAGATAGGGCCATTCGTGAGGCGAATATCTCTGAGACCGACTGGTAATCCTGACGACTTTGCGCCAGGACGGTAACCTCACGTGATGGCCCCGGTCACCGCTTCCCTCGTCGCCGAGCAAGACCGCTTGCGTACCCGATTTCCGTCCCTTTCAGGAGACCAGATCTTCCTAGAGAATGCCGGCGGATCTCAAGTCCCCAAGAGCGTGCCGGACAGGATGCATCAGTTCATGCTGGAGGCCTACGTTCAGACGGGTGCCGGCTATCCCGCGTCCGCTCTGGCCACCGAGACCTTTTCCAAGGCGCATGCCTTCGCCAACACTCTCATGAACGGCGACGGCATCGGCTCGACCGTGATTCAGCCATCGTGCAGCCAGGCCGTCAAGCATCTGGCAGAGTCGTGGTCCTACCTGCTGAATAAGGGCAACGAGATCGTGGTGGCGCAGAACGGCCACGAGGCCAATATCGGCGCCTGGCTCAAGCTTGATCGGTTTGGGGTGAAGACCGTCTGGTGGG
This genomic stretch from Armatimonadota bacterium harbors:
- a CDS encoding PIN domain-containing protein encodes the protein MAAFVLDTNALMGWLCGDPKVGARTRAAFDDSDSTMILPAIALAEALWILEFRDKDLSREAFIAAIEGDARIQVAPLTKEVVEVAATLGPALEMHDRLIVATAIVARSIGICAVLLTRDRAIREANISETDW